A single window of Halobacterium jilantaiense DNA harbors:
- a CDS encoding TIGR04347 family pseudo-SAM/SPASM protein, translating to MISVSKLLCDLDAESDGLRYDAADESSEDQITEDKQQRPVVVWNLTKQCNLYCSHCYAAADTETAPGELSTEEGKALLDDLADFGIPVVLFSGGEPMVRDDLEELIAYADDVGIRPVLSTNGTLITEERAEAMKEAGLKYAGVSVDGLPERNDEFRGEDGAFDAAVRGIENSLDAGLKTGLRYTITEANAPDLPEVVDLLHDVGLDRFCFYHLDYGGRGADISNLDLSPADTREAVEMVCDLTREYHAEGKEIETLLVGNYADAGFLVEYAREELGDAQADRIHRYLEANGGDPTGERIADVDYQGNVHMTQFWQGYSLGNVRDRPFSDIWTDDTNPLLRGLRDRDNRLTGRCASCQYQSICRGGSRLRALSAGGPFDPDPKCYLTEDEREPEAAASAVEDASAD from the coding sequence ATTACCGAGGACAAACAGCAGCGGCCGGTCGTCGTCTGGAACCTCACGAAGCAGTGCAACCTCTACTGCTCGCACTGCTACGCCGCCGCCGACACCGAGACGGCACCCGGCGAACTCTCCACCGAGGAGGGGAAAGCGCTGCTCGACGACCTCGCGGACTTCGGTATCCCGGTCGTGCTGTTCTCGGGCGGCGAGCCGATGGTTCGGGATGACCTCGAAGAACTCATCGCGTACGCCGACGACGTCGGTATCCGGCCGGTCCTCTCGACGAACGGGACCCTCATCACCGAGGAGCGCGCCGAGGCGATGAAGGAGGCGGGCCTGAAGTACGCCGGCGTCTCCGTCGACGGGCTGCCGGAGCGCAACGACGAGTTCCGGGGCGAGGACGGCGCGTTCGACGCCGCGGTGCGCGGCATCGAGAACAGCCTCGACGCCGGCCTGAAGACCGGGCTGCGGTACACCATCACTGAGGCCAACGCCCCCGACCTGCCGGAGGTCGTCGACCTCCTGCACGACGTGGGCCTCGACCGCTTCTGCTTCTACCACCTCGACTACGGCGGCCGCGGCGCGGACATCTCGAACCTCGACCTCTCGCCGGCCGACACCCGGGAGGCGGTCGAGATGGTCTGTGACCTCACGCGCGAGTACCACGCCGAGGGGAAGGAAATCGAGACGCTGCTCGTCGGGAACTACGCGGACGCCGGGTTCCTCGTGGAGTACGCGCGCGAGGAACTCGGCGACGCGCAGGCCGACCGCATCCACCGCTACCTCGAAGCGAACGGCGGCGACCCGACCGGGGAGCGCATCGCCGACGTGGACTACCAGGGCAACGTCCACATGACGCAGTTCTGGCAGGGGTACAGCCTCGGGAACGTCCGCGACCGCCCGTTCAGTGACATCTGGACGGACGACACGAACCCCCTGCTGCGGGGGCTCCGTGACCGCGACAACCGCCTCACCGGGCGGTGTGCGTCCTGCCAGTACCAGTCCATCTGCCGGGGCGGGTCCCGGCTGCGCGCGCTGTCCGCCGGCGGCCCCTTCGACCCGGACCCGAAGTGCTACCTCACCGAGGACGAGCGGGAGCCGGAGGCGGCGGCCAGCGCGGTCGAGGACGCGTCGGCCGACTGA